One window from the genome of Hippocampus zosterae strain Florida chromosome 7, ASM2543408v3, whole genome shotgun sequence encodes:
- the stx12 gene encoding syntaxin-12 has product MYGQDSYRPVPRDFTALIQTCSSNIQKITQNTAQIKNMVSQLGTRQDNSDLQDRLQQIQHYTNQLAKETNKHLKELGSLPLPTSPSEQRQQKIQKERLMNDFSAALNNFQAVQRRAAEKEKESVARARAGSRLSADDSLRDEKLVSFENSQDDWAQMSAQTEEAAITEEDLELIKERETNIRQLESDIMDVNQIFKDLAVMIHDQGEMIDSIEANVENAEVHVERGTEQLQRAAFYQQKSRKKMCILAIVCSVALLILGIIIWQVSK; this is encoded by the exons ATGTACGGTCAAGACAGTTATCGCCCAGTCCCTCGGGACTTCACCGCCCTCATCCAGACGTGCAGCTCCAACATCCAGAAGATCACACAAAATA CCGCTCAAATCAAGAACATGGTGAGCCAGTTGGGGACCAGACAGGACAACAGTGACCTTCAGGATCGGCT GCAGCAGATACAACACTACACCAATCAGCTCGCCAAGGAAACCAACAAGCACCTGAAGGAGTTGGGCTCACTTCCTTTGCCGACGTCACCGTCGGAGCAA AGGCAGCAGAAGATCCAGAAGGAGCGGCTGATGAACGATTTCTCCGCCGCTCTTAACAACTTTCAAGCGGTCCAGAGGCGCGCggcggagaaggagaaggagtcGGTGGCCCGAGCAAGAGCTGGATCTCGCTTATCG GCGGATGACAGTTTGCGAGATGAAAAGCTTGTGTCTTTTGAGAA CAGTCAGGATGACTGGGCGCAAATGAGCGCCCAGACGGAGGAGGCAGCCATCACGGAAGAGGACCTGGAACTGATCAAAGAGAGAGAAACCAACATCCGACAGCTGGAG TCGGACATCATGGACGTCAACCAGATTTTCAAGGACCTCGCAGTGATGATCCATGATCAAGGGGAGATGATTG ACAGCATCGAGGCCAATGTGGAGAATGCTGAAGTTCATGTCGAGCGAGGGACGGAGCAACTACAGAGAGCCGCTTTCTACCAA CAAAAGTCCCGGAAGAAGATGTGCATCCTGGCAATCGTTTGCTCCGTTGCGCTGCTCATTCTGGGCATCATCATCTGGCAGGTGTCCAAGTGA
- the ccn2b gene encoding CCN family member 2b, whose translation MFLWRHPLGRYLSRSRPPSCHQSAREHKREPGPASCHRNRVSAASEGGKRSPRGTMFARAPATLSHLLLALSLAVAASLAPECSRPCACPAAPPPCPIGTSLVLDGCGCCKVCARQMGEPCNLLEPCDHHKELFCDYALLSDADTGICMAQEGQPCDLGGVVYRSGESFQPSCKHQCVCMNGEIGCVPTCPDLVRFPSPDCPYPRRLRIPGRCCEEWACDQTPQDHHYESAMGGASRIHPLPSSQPVAGFGEAALGDQEPESPRENCIVQTTDWNECSVTCGMGVSSRVTNDNQRCQLERQTRLCLIRPCDSQQEKEIKRGKKCVRTPKARQGMRFELSGCASARSYKAKFCGVCTDGRCCTPRSSVTAEVEFRCPEGDGFRKKMMFIKTCSCHLDCPRDNDIFLASNTRRMLGDDQRHM comes from the exons ATGTTTCTCTGGCGACACCCACTGGGTCGCTATTTAAGCCGGAGTCGCCCACCGTCCTGTCATCAGTCAGCTCGGGAGCACAAACGAGAACCCGGGCCGGCCTCCTGCCACAGGAACCGAGTCAGCGCAGCGTCCGAGGGAGGGAAGCGCAGCCCGCGAGGCACCATGTTCGCCAGAGCTCCGGCGACGCTGTCGCATCTGCTGCTCGCCCTCTCGCTCGCGGTCGCGGCG AGCCTGGCCCCGGAGTGCTCGCGACCCTGCGCCTGCCCCGCGGCCCCCCCTCCCTGCCCGATCGGCACCAGCTTGGTGCTGGATGGCTGCGGTTGCTGCAAAGTGTGTGCCAGGCAGATGGGGGAGCCCTGCAACCTGCTGGAGCCCTGCGACCACCACAAGGAGCTCTTCTGTGACTACGCGCTGCTGAGTGACGCTGACACCGGCATCTGCATGG CTCAAGAGGGTCAGCCGTGCGACCTGGGCGGCGTCGTCTACCGCAGCGGCGAGTCCTTCCAACCGAGTTGCAAACACCAATGCGTGTGCATGAACGGCGAGATCGGATGCGTGCCCACGTGCCCCGACCTCGTCCGATTCCCGTCCCCCGACTGTCCGTATCCTCGCCGCCTCCGCATTCCGGGAAGATGCTGCGAGGAGTGGGCCTGCGACCAGACGCCTCAGGACCACCACTACGAGTCGGCGATGGGCG GAGCTTCTCGGATTCATCCGCTGCCCTCTTCGCAACCTGTCGCGGGCTTCGGGGAGGCGGCCCTTGGAGATCAGGAACCGGAGAGTCCCAGAGAGAACTGCATCGTCCAGACGACAGATTGGAACGAGTGCTCGGTCACCTGCGGCATGGGCGTCTCATCCCGCGTCACCAACGACAACCAACGTTGTCAGCTGGAGAGACAGACGAGGCTCTGTCTGATTCGGCCCTGCGACAGCCAGCAGGAGAAAGAAATTAAG CGTGGCAAGAAATGCGTGCGGACGCCGAAGGCCCGCCAAGGGATGCGCTTCGAGCTGTCGGGCTGCGCCAGCGCCAGGTCGTACAAAGCAAAGTTCTGCGGCGTTTGTACTGACGGACGATGCTGCACCCCTCGCTCCAGCGTCACCGCCGAGGTGGAGTTCCGCTGCCCGGAGGGAGACGGCTTCCGGAAAAAGATGATGTTCATCAAGACGTGCTCCTGCCATCTGGACTGCCCCAGAGACAACGACATCTTCTTGGCCTCCAACACGCGCAGGATGCTCGGCGACGACCAGCGCCACATGTGA
- the epb41a gene encoding protein 4.1 isoform X5, protein MTTDEAESHQKKPNHQEEAGQDAKPSSPEEEHLRTRNRNSAGRGLSRLFSSFLKRRSQCESEGGEKGEEEVEEEQEAKAPIADPEPELKIEGEVAHDRHSVSSGEAQAAHVEKNEAEEGGKDKELNEENAEVATLEKEKEEGKEAAPEGSGHGEKEEKAAEEDSQTPKAARRPKTMQIKVTLLDDTLYECELEKHVKGQELFTKVCDHLNLLERDYYGLLIWETPKAKTWMDLAKEIRRQVQGCRYDFTFNVKFYPPDPAQLSEDITRYYLCLQLRKDILQGRLPCSFVTLALLGSYALQSELGEYDPEVHGSDYAKEMKMTNGQSKKLEEKMMELHRTYRSMSPAQADMMFLENAKKLSMYGVDLHQAKDLDGVGIMLGVCSNGLMVYKDKLRINRFPWPKVLKVSYKRSSFFIKIRPSEVEHYESAIGFKLPHYKAAKKLWKVCVEHHTFFRLTSTEMVATPKKFLPLGSKFRYSGRTQAQTKQASSLIDRPAPLFQRTSSKRNSRSMDGAMASTPDNKSSRPVSAPVMSPLSPGEKAPPSPLLRSLHLPNRGNGAAPKCRRSADRKAEAKGHARKTESTKTPSPRAESTPELKTSAGRERRRSPSATAANGEREKKTQQCPRDKSKMETTRVRKKRAKKLEGETIYIRHSNLMLELNPKSLACTIFLSDSDDVDKTQTEIMRHHTSISELKRSFMESVPEPRPSEWDKRLSTHSPFRTASINGQLPPARGSRSLFGPKVSACGLAPTPAEPPLFRHGFLPDDEDGEVRWVDDCEEEEEEEEEEERAAGGHASEVAIGVPDEAGRSDGPCRLRSRDGRSRTSVFLSALLAMALTALWLAFV, encoded by the exons ATGACAACAGACGAAGCAGAGAGTCACCAGAAGAAGCCGAATCATCAGGAGGAAGCCGGCCAGGACGCAAAGCCGTCCTCTCCGGAAGAGGAACACCTGCGGACTCGCAACCGCAACTCGGCCGGCCGCGGCCTCTCCCGCCTCTTCTCCTCCTTCCTCAAGAGGCGCTCGCAGTGCGAGAGCGAGGGAGGGgagaagggggaggaggaggtggaggaggagcaaGAAGCCAAAGCTCCCATCGCCGACCCTGAACCCGAGCTGAAAATTGAGGGAGAGGTGGCCCACGACCGGCACTCGGTCAGCAGCGGCGAGGCTCAG GCTGCCCATGTAGAGAAGAACGAAGCCGAGGAGGGTGGAAAAGACAAAGAGCTCAACGAGGAGAACGCAGAAGTGGCTACACTGGAGAAAGAGAAGGAGGAAGGAAAGGAGGCTGCTCCTGAAGGCAGCGGTCACGGCGAGAAAGAAGAGAAGGCCGCAGAGGAGGACTCCCAAACTCCCAAAGCTGCGCGTCGCCCCAAAACCATGCAGATCAAAGTCACCCTGCTGGATGACACTCTCTACGAGTGTGAGTTGGAG AAACATGTCAAGGGCCAGGAGCTGTTCACAAAAGTATGTGACCACCTCAATCTGCTGGAGAGGGACTATTATGGGCTGCTCATCTGGGAGACGCCCAAAGCCAAG ACTTGGATGGACCTGGCCAAGGAGATCCGCAGGCAGGTGCAAG GTTGCCGCTACGATTTCACGTTCAATGTGAAATTCTACCCGCCGGATCCAGCCCAGTTATCCGAAGACATCACGAG GTATTACCTGTGCCTCCAACTGCGTAAGGACATCCTGCAAGGGCGTCTGCCCTGCTCGTTTGTCACCTTGGCCTTGCTTGGCTCCTACGCTCTGCAGTCAGAGCTGGGCGAGTATGACCCCGAGGTGCACGGCAGTGACTACGCCAAGGAGATGAAGATGACTAATGGGCAGAGCAAGAAGCTTGAGGAGAAGATGATGGAGCTTCACCGCACTTACAG GTCAATGAGTCCGGCTCAGGCCGACATGATGTTCCTGGAGAACGCAAAGAAGCTGTCCATGTATGGAGTTGACCTACACCAGGCGAAG gatcTCGATGGCGTCGGCATCATGCTGGGCGTTTGCTCCAATGGCTTGATGGTTTATAAAGACAAACTGAGGATCAACCGCTTTCCCTGGCCCAAAGTCCTGAAAGTCTCCTACAAGCGCAGCAGCTTCTTCATCAAGATCCGCCCATCTGAG GTGGAGCACTATGAGAGCGCCATAGGCTTCAAACTACCTCACTACAAAGCAGCCAAGAAACTGTGGAAAGTGTGCGTGGAACATCACACGTTCTTCAG GCTGACATCCACCGAGATGGTCGCGACTCCCAAGAAGTTTCTGCCTCTGGGCTCCAAATTCCGCTACAGCGGTCGAACGCAGGCTCAGACCAAACAGGCCAGCTCCCTCATTGACAGACCGGCGCCTCTTTTCCAGCGCACTTCCAGTAAGAGGAACTCCCGCAGCATGGATGGAG ccATGGCATCCACCCCAGACAATAAATCAAGCCGCCCGGTCAGCGCGCCCGTCATGTCGCCGCTGTCTCCTGGGGAGAaggcgccgccgtcgccgctgtTACGCAGCCTTCATCTGCCCAACCGCGGCAACGGCGCCGCGCCCAAGTGCCGCCGCTCTGCCGACAGGAAGGCCGAGGCGAAGGGCCACGCTCGGAAAACCGAATCCACCAAAACCCCCAGCCCCAGAGCGGAGTCCACTCCGGAATTGAAG ACTTCGGCCGGGAGAGAACGGAGACGTTCGCCCTCCGCGACCGCCGCCAATGGGGAACGGGAGAAAAAGACCCAG CAGTGTCCTCGGGACAAATCAAAGATGGAGACCACGCGAGTGAGGAAG aaaCGGGCTAAGAAACTTGAGGGTGAAACGATTTATATCAGACATAGCAATTTAATGTTGGAG cTTAACCCGAAAAGCTTGGCATGCACCATTTTCCTCTCTGACTCTGAT GACGTGGATAAGACCCAGACGGAGATCATGCGTCACCACACAAGCATCAGTGAGTTGAAGAGGAGTTTCATGGAGTCGGTCCCAGAGCCTCGACCCAGCGAGTGGGACAAGCGTCTTTCCACCCACTCGCCTTTCCGCACGGCGAGCATCAACGGCCAGCTGCCACCAGCG CGAGGGAGCCGGTCACTGTTTGGACCAAAGGTAAGCGCATGTGGCTTGGCCCCGACGCCGGCGGAACCGCCGCTCTTCAGGCACGGTTTTCTGCCGGATGACGAGGACGGTGAGGTGCGTTGGGTAGATGActgcgaggaagaggaggaggaggaagaagaagaagagcgggCAGCCGGTGGCCACGCTTCAGAGGTGGCCATCGGCGTGCCGGATGAGGCCGGGCGCTCGGACGGCCCTTGCAGGCTGCGCTCGCGCGACGGCCGCTCTCGGACGTCCGTCTTCCTGTCGGCGCTGCTGGCGATGGCTCTGACCGCGCTGTGGTTGGCTTTCGTTTGA